A single region of the Cereibacter sphaeroides 2.4.1 genome encodes:
- a CDS encoding lipocalin family protein — MKAVALLALLALVACERHVPSQRWLGAPLFLDPAVQPVDLAGRWYEVASYPAPFQRGCTGTTADYQPLPDGRIALTNRCRVGGTLREISGTAEVVAPGKLTVNLQGVPFGGDYWILGQSRDGRTFVVGTPTRIAGWVLHRDPKIAPEELRAARDLFERSGYDAAALERTRP; from the coding sequence ATGAAAGCAGTGGCCCTGCTCGCCCTTCTTGCGCTGGTGGCCTGCGAGCGGCATGTGCCCTCGCAGCGCTGGCTGGGGGCGCCGCTCTTCCTCGATCCGGCGGTGCAGCCGGTCGATCTCGCGGGCCGCTGGTATGAGGTGGCGAGCTACCCCGCCCCGTTCCAGAGGGGCTGCACGGGCACCACGGCCGACTACCAGCCGCTGCCGGACGGGCGCATCGCGCTGACCAACCGCTGCCGGGTGGGCGGCACGCTGCGCGAGATCTCGGGGACGGCCGAGGTGGTGGCGCCGGGCAAGCTGACGGTGAACCTGCAGGGCGTGCCCTTCGGCGGCGACTACTGGATCCTCGGCCAGTCGCGCGACGGGCGCACGTTCGTGGTCGGCACGCCCACGCGGATTGCAGGCTGGGTGCTGCACCGCGACCCGAAGATCGCGCCCGAGGAGCTGCGCGCAGCGCGCGATCTATTCGAGCGGAGCGGCTACGATGCGGCCGCTCTCGAGCGCACGCGTCCGTAG
- a CDS encoding M3 family metallopeptidase gives MPNPLLAPWTTPFALPPFAEIRDDQFGPAIEAGLAEARRAIAAIADNPEAPTFANTIEALELSEETLDRVAGVFYNLAGADSNAAREALQRELAPKMSAFSSEIVNNRPLFRRIETLWQGREALGLSPEQERVLMLYRRMFVRSGAELEGAEAEKLTAVKAQLAVLGTTFSQNLLADERDWTMALAEEDLEGLPDFVVETARAAGAERGAGGPIVTLNRSLIVPFLQFSPRRELRRRAYEAWVARGANGNASDNRAVAAEILALRSERAQLLGYPDFASYKLETEMAKTPEAVRELLLRVWTPAKARAEADRAVLEAMMHRDGINGDLEPWDWRYYSEKRRAAEFDLDEAALKPYLPLERMIEAAFDCARRLFGLEFRPLDVPLYHPDVRAWDVTREGRHMAVFLGDYFARSSKRSGAWCSTMRGQRRLGGEVRPIVVNVCNFAKGEPALLSWDDARTLFHEFGHALHQMLSDVTYGFISGTSVARDFVELPSQLYEHWLEVPEVLEAHARHWQTGAPMPAEMRERLLAASTYDQGFATVEFISSAMVDLAFHEGAPPADPMAKQAEVLAGLGMPKAIRMRHATPHFAHVFSGDGYSAGYYSYMWSEVMDADAFAAFEEAGGAFDPEMARKLERHVLSAGGSEEAEALYTAFRGRMPGVEALLRGRGLLDAA, from the coding sequence ATGCCCAACCCGTTGCTCGCCCCCTGGACCACGCCCTTTGCCCTGCCGCCCTTCGCCGAGATCCGCGACGACCAGTTCGGTCCCGCCATCGAGGCGGGACTCGCGGAGGCGCGCCGGGCGATCGCGGCCATCGCGGACAATCCCGAAGCGCCCACCTTCGCCAATACGATCGAGGCGCTGGAGCTGTCCGAGGAGACGCTCGACCGGGTGGCGGGGGTGTTCTACAACCTCGCCGGCGCCGACAGCAACGCGGCGCGCGAGGCGCTGCAGCGCGAGCTTGCGCCGAAGATGTCGGCCTTTTCCTCCGAGATCGTGAACAACCGCCCGCTCTTCCGGCGGATCGAGACGCTCTGGCAGGGGCGGGAGGCTCTGGGCCTTTCGCCCGAGCAGGAGCGGGTGCTGATGCTCTACCGGCGGATGTTCGTGCGCTCGGGCGCCGAGCTGGAGGGGGCCGAGGCCGAGAAGTTGACAGCTGTCAAGGCGCAGCTCGCGGTGCTGGGCACCACCTTCTCGCAGAACCTGCTGGCCGATGAGCGCGACTGGACGATGGCGCTCGCCGAGGAGGATCTGGAGGGGCTGCCCGATTTCGTGGTCGAGACGGCGCGGGCGGCGGGTGCCGAGCGCGGCGCCGGAGGGCCGATTGTCACGCTCAACCGCTCGCTGATCGTGCCCTTCCTGCAGTTCTCGCCGCGGCGCGAGCTGCGGCGGCGGGCTTACGAGGCCTGGGTGGCGCGGGGGGCGAACGGCAATGCCTCCGACAACCGGGCGGTCGCGGCGGAGATCCTTGCGCTGCGGTCGGAGCGGGCGCAGCTTCTGGGCTACCCGGACTTTGCCTCCTACAAGCTCGAGACCGAGATGGCCAAGACGCCGGAGGCGGTGCGCGAGTTGCTGCTGCGGGTCTGGACGCCCGCCAAGGCCCGCGCCGAGGCGGACCGGGCGGTGCTCGAGGCCATGATGCACCGCGACGGAATCAACGGCGATCTCGAGCCCTGGGACTGGCGCTATTATTCCGAGAAGCGCCGCGCGGCCGAGTTCGATCTCGATGAGGCGGCGCTGAAGCCCTACCTGCCGCTCGAGCGGATGATCGAGGCGGCCTTCGACTGCGCACGGCGCCTGTTCGGGCTGGAGTTCCGGCCGCTCGACGTGCCGCTCTATCACCCGGACGTGCGCGCCTGGGACGTCACGCGCGAGGGGCGGCACATGGCGGTGTTCCTCGGCGACTATTTTGCGCGGTCCTCGAAACGGTCGGGCGCCTGGTGTTCGACCATGCGCGGGCAGCGCAGGCTCGGCGGCGAGGTGCGGCCGATCGTGGTCAATGTCTGCAACTTCGCCAAGGGTGAGCCCGCGCTTCTGTCCTGGGACGATGCGCGGACGCTGTTCCACGAGTTCGGCCATGCGCTGCATCAGATGCTGTCGGACGTGACCTACGGCTTCATCTCGGGCACGTCGGTTGCGCGCGACTTCGTGGAGCTGCCGAGCCAGCTCTACGAGCACTGGCTCGAGGTGCCGGAGGTGCTGGAGGCCCATGCGCGGCACTGGCAGACCGGGGCGCCGATGCCGGCCGAGATGCGCGAGCGGCTGCTCGCGGCCTCGACCTACGATCAGGGCTTTGCCACGGTCGAATTCATCTCGTCGGCGATGGTGGATCTGGCCTTCCACGAGGGCGCGCCCCCGGCCGATCCGATGGCGAAGCAGGCGGAGGTGCTGGCGGGGCTCGGGATGCCGAAGGCGATCCGGATGCGCCATGCCACGCCGCATTTCGCGCATGTCTTCTCTGGCGACGGCTATTCCGCGGGCTATTACAGTTACATGTGGTCCGAGGTGATGGATGCGGACGCGTTCGCGGCCTTCGAGGAAGCGGGCGGGGCCTTCGATCCCGAGATGGCGCGCAAGCTCGAGCGGCATGTGCTCTCGGCCGGCGGATCGGAGGAGGCGGAGGCGCTCTATACCGCGTTCCGCGGCCGGATGCCGGGGGTGGAGGCGCTGCTGCGGGGCAGGGGGCTGCTCGACGCCGCGTGA
- a CDS encoding DUF3309 family protein — protein sequence MSTILLIILILVLIGALPSWGYSRSWGYGPSGVVGVVVVIVLILILTGRF from the coding sequence ATGTCGACCATCCTGCTCATCATCCTGATCCTGGTTCTCATCGGCGCCCTGCCGAGCTGGGGCTATTCCCGCAGCTGGGGCTACGGCCCGTCCGGCGTCGTGGGCGTCGTGGTGGTCATCGTGCTGATCCTCATCCTGACCGGGCGCTTCTGA
- the betC gene encoding choline-sulfatase: MTQPNILILMVDQLNGTLFPDGPADWLHAPNLKRLADRSLRFSNSYTASPLCAPARASFMSGQLPSRTRVYDNAAEFASDIPTFAHHLRRAGYQTTLSGKMHFVGPDQLHGFEARLTTDIYPADFGWTPDYRKPGERIDWWYHNLGSVTGAGVAEITNQLEYDDDVAHQAIQKLYDLSRGADPRPWCLTVSFTHPHDPFVARRKYWDLYEDHPMLEPPASIPYEAQDSHSRRLMDACDFKAFDITPEQVRRARQGYFANISYVDDKIGEILAVLEASRQEAIVVFVSDHGEMLGDRGLWFKMSFFEGSARVPLMIAAPGLPAGRIAAPVSTIDVTPTLCALAGIDMGEIAPWTDGISLVPLAEGELRPEPVFMEYAAEGSITPLVAIREGRWKYVRCLADPEQLFDIEADPGERTDLAADPAHADTLARLRSLSQARWDLAAFDAAVRESQARRWIVYEALRQGGYYPWDYQPLQKASERYMRNHMDLNILEESKRFPRGE; encoded by the coding sequence ATGACCCAGCCCAACATCCTCATCCTGATGGTCGATCAGCTGAACGGAACGCTGTTTCCCGACGGGCCGGCCGACTGGCTGCACGCGCCGAACCTGAAGCGGCTCGCGGACCGCTCTCTCCGGTTTTCGAACAGCTATACGGCCAGCCCCCTCTGCGCCCCGGCGCGGGCCTCCTTCATGTCGGGTCAGCTGCCCTCGCGCACCCGGGTCTATGACAATGCGGCCGAGTTCGCCTCGGACATTCCCACCTTCGCACATCATCTGCGGCGCGCCGGCTATCAGACCACGCTCTCGGGCAAGATGCATTTCGTGGGGCCCGACCAGCTGCACGGGTTCGAGGCGCGGCTGACGACCGACATCTATCCCGCCGACTTCGGCTGGACGCCGGACTATCGCAAGCCGGGCGAGCGGATCGACTGGTGGTATCACAACTTGGGCTCCGTCACCGGCGCGGGCGTGGCCGAGATCACCAACCAGCTCGAATATGACGACGACGTGGCGCATCAGGCGATCCAGAAGCTCTACGACCTGTCGCGCGGCGCCGATCCGCGGCCCTGGTGCCTCACGGTCAGCTTCACCCATCCGCACGATCCCTTCGTGGCGCGCCGGAAATACTGGGACCTCTACGAGGACCATCCAATGCTCGAGCCGCCCGCCTCCATTCCCTACGAAGCCCAGGACAGCCACTCGCGCCGCCTGATGGATGCCTGCGATTTCAAGGCGTTCGACATCACGCCCGAGCAGGTGCGCCGCGCGCGGCAGGGCTACTTCGCCAATATCTCCTATGTGGACGACAAGATCGGCGAGATCCTCGCCGTACTCGAGGCCTCGCGTCAGGAGGCCATCGTCGTCTTCGTCTCGGATCACGGCGAGATGCTGGGCGACCGCGGCCTCTGGTTCAAGATGAGCTTCTTCGAGGGCTCGGCCAGGGTGCCGCTGATGATCGCGGCTCCCGGCCTGCCCGCCGGGCGGATCGCGGCGCCGGTTTCGACCATCGACGTGACGCCCACGCTCTGCGCGCTGGCCGGCATCGACATGGGCGAGATCGCGCCCTGGACCGATGGCATCAGTCTGGTCCCGCTGGCCGAAGGCGAACTGCGTCCCGAGCCCGTGTTCATGGAATATGCGGCCGAGGGTTCGATCACGCCGCTGGTGGCGATCCGCGAGGGGCGCTGGAAATATGTCCGCTGTCTCGCAGATCCCGAACAGCTGTTCGATATCGAGGCGGATCCCGGCGAGCGGACGGATCTGGCGGCCGATCCGGCCCATGCCGACACGCTGGCGCGGCTGCGGTCCCTCTCGCAGGCGCGCTGGGATCTCGCGGCCTTCGACGCCGCCGTGCGCGAAAGCCAGGCCCGGCGCTGGATCGTCTACGAGGCGCTGCGGCAGGGCGGCTATTACCCGTGGGATTACCAGCCGCTGCAGAAGGCTTCCGAGCGCTACATGCGCAACCACATGGATCTGAATATTCTCGAAGAGAGCAAGCGCTTCCCGCGGGGCGAATGA
- a CDS encoding cold-shock protein, whose protein sequence is MAKGTVKWFNATKGYGFIAPEGGKKDVFVHITALERAGIRALNDGQAVTFDIESGRDGRESATNISIA, encoded by the coding sequence ATGGCCAAAGGCACCGTGAAATGGTTCAACGCCACCAAAGGCTACGGCTTCATCGCCCCTGAAGGCGGCAAGAAGGACGTGTTCGTCCACATCACCGCGCTCGAGCGTGCGGGCATCCGCGCCCTGAACGACGGCCAGGCCGTGACCTTCGACATCGAATCGGGCCGCGACGGCCGCGAATCGGCCACGAACATCTCGATCGCCTGA
- a CDS encoding alpha/beta hydrolase yields MLEADYHDLLDPETWQFIRDSARHFPPDSDRLPLAEQRALHAGLCRAFRAPLPPDVTLTDRTFGTRPCRLYEPAAPAGTVLFLHGGGFVLGGLDAFDDLCAEIAAGTGLRTVAVDYRLAPEYPHPAAFHDALRAAQAVAQAFPGPLVLMGEDAGGALAASVAHALRGRRALAGQVLVCPMLGGALDRVSALTHATAPMLSRQDVLRMGALRHGGREPAADPTADALRDTDFRGLPPTLIVTAQCDPLTDDGRAYRDAIRAAAGRARWIEEPGLVHGFLRARHRVPRAAASFARILQAASAMAHDRFAAARPG; encoded by the coding sequence ATGTTGGAAGCGGACTACCACGACCTCCTCGATCCCGAGACCTGGCAGTTCATCCGCGACAGCGCCCGCCATTTCCCGCCCGACAGCGACCGGCTGCCGCTCGCCGAACAGCGCGCGCTTCACGCTGGCCTCTGCCGCGCCTTCCGCGCCCCGCTGCCGCCGGACGTGACCCTGACGGACCGGACCTTCGGCACCCGCCCCTGCCGCCTCTATGAACCGGCGGCGCCTGCGGGAACGGTGCTCTTCCTGCATGGCGGCGGCTTCGTTCTGGGCGGCCTCGACGCGTTCGACGATCTCTGCGCCGAGATCGCGGCCGGAACCGGCCTGCGCACCGTCGCGGTGGACTATCGGCTGGCGCCAGAATATCCCCATCCGGCGGCCTTCCACGATGCGCTGCGGGCGGCGCAGGCGGTGGCGCAGGCCTTTCCGGGGCCGCTCGTGCTGATGGGCGAGGATGCGGGCGGCGCGCTGGCCGCCTCGGTCGCCCATGCGCTGCGCGGCCGCCGGGCGCTGGCCGGACAGGTGCTGGTCTGCCCGATGCTCGGCGGCGCCCTCGACCGGGTCAGCGCCCTCACCCACGCCACCGCGCCCATGCTCTCGCGGCAGGACGTGCTCCGCATGGGCGCCCTCCGGCACGGCGGGCGCGAGCCTGCCGCCGATCCCACCGCGGACGCGCTCCGCGACACCGACTTCCGCGGCCTGCCGCCCACGCTGATCGTCACCGCCCAGTGCGATCCGCTGACCGACGATGGCCGCGCCTACCGCGACGCCATCCGGGCGGCCGCGGGCCGGGCGCGCTGGATCGAGGAGCCGGGCCTCGTCCACGGCTTCCTCCGCGCCCGCCACCGCGTGCCCCGCGCCGCGGCGAGTTTCGCCCGCATCCTCCAGGCCGCCTCCGCCATGGCCCACGACCGCTTCGCCGCCGCCCGCCCGGGCTGA